One Tolypothrix bouteillei VB521301 DNA window includes the following coding sequences:
- a CDS encoding ShlB/FhaC/HecB family hemolysin secretion/activation protein yields MSRGKVVSWLKLNLVVGLIFKVLITSYACEASAESLPMEGLKETDAIPPQFETSEFTYSNTVASTILSQVPNPITPVPPPPQPIPAPEPPPETPLDITPTTPSPSQTRPDIPGSIRVIKFEFEGNTAFSDRKLSEITAEFIDKPIPFSKLLEVEAAIAKLYIDAGYINSGAFIPAGQTLSPKGAVVKVQIVEGGVEEIKITGTRRLNPNYIRSRLKLGTSQPFNRNRLLKALQLLQLNPLIENLSAELSPGSRLEQGVLEVKVVEADSFRTEFFLDNARAPSVGSFRRGVRISEGNVFGLGDGFDAIYTNTDGSNSLDLSYTVPINPRNGSISLAGGFTDTTVIEPPFDQADITGNSFYIDIGFRQPIIQTPNREFALGLNLVRQQSLTEVEGESFPLSPGADENGETRISALRFVQEYIQRSPQQVLAVRSQFNLGVAWLDATINSDAPDSRFFSWRGQGQYVRLLARDTLLVLRSNLQLATRALVPLEQIGIGGLQSVRGYRQDQLLVDNGFFASAEFRLPVLRVQDIQGVLQVVPFIDFGIGWNSSGESNPDPDRNTLLGVGLGLQWQMGNNLNARFDYGIPLIDVESRERTLQEQGFYFSVNYSPF; encoded by the coding sequence ATGAGTCGGGGTAAAGTAGTTAGCTGGTTGAAGCTCAATCTAGTTGTAGGGTTGATTTTCAAAGTGCTAATCACCTCTTATGCTTGTGAAGCCTCGGCTGAAAGCTTGCCAATGGAAGGTCTTAAGGAAACAGACGCCATACCTCCTCAATTTGAGACTTCAGAGTTTACGTATAGCAATACCGTAGCGTCTACTATTTTATCTCAGGTTCCAAATCCCATTACTCCAGTACCCCCACCACCTCAGCCGATTCCCGCCCCAGAACCACCACCAGAAACTCCACTTGATATTACCCCCACAACACCTTCTCCTTCACAAACACGTCCTGACATTCCCGGAAGTATCAGAGTTATTAAGTTCGAGTTTGAAGGGAACACGGCATTTAGCGATCGAAAATTAAGCGAAATAACAGCTGAATTTATCGATAAACCGATCCCTTTTTCCAAATTGCTGGAAGTAGAAGCTGCGATCGCAAAGCTTTACATTGATGCAGGATACATTAATTCTGGTGCTTTTATCCCCGCAGGGCAAACCTTATCACCAAAAGGAGCAGTTGTTAAAGTTCAGATTGTTGAAGGGGGAGTGGAAGAAATAAAAATCACAGGGACTCGACGGTTAAATCCAAACTACATACGCAGTCGATTAAAACTCGGTACCTCTCAACCTTTCAATCGCAACCGCCTGCTAAAAGCCCTACAGCTATTGCAACTGAACCCCTTGATTGAAAACCTTTCTGCGGAATTGTCTCCTGGCTCTCGTTTGGAGCAGGGCGTACTGGAAGTGAAGGTTGTAGAAGCAGACTCCTTCAGGACAGAATTCTTTCTGGATAATGCTCGTGCGCCAAGTGTAGGGAGTTTCCGACGTGGTGTCCGGATCTCTGAAGGCAATGTATTTGGTTTGGGTGATGGTTTTGATGCAATATATACCAATACTGATGGTAGTAATTCCCTTGACCTTAGCTATACAGTTCCCATCAATCCCCGGAATGGGTCTATTAGTTTGGCTGGTGGATTTACAGACACTACAGTCATTGAACCCCCCTTCGACCAAGCAGATATTACAGGTAACTCTTTTTACATAGATATAGGTTTCCGCCAGCCGATTATCCAAACTCCCAACCGAGAATTTGCCTTAGGTTTGAATCTAGTACGACAGCAAAGTCTGACAGAAGTTGAGGGAGAGAGCTTTCCACTTTCACCAGGAGCTGATGAGAATGGAGAAACTCGCATATCAGCTTTGCGGTTTGTTCAGGAATACATACAACGCAGCCCGCAACAAGTCTTGGCTGTTCGTTCCCAATTCAATCTTGGAGTAGCATGGTTGGACGCCACTATCAATAGCGATGCTCCCGACAGTCGCTTTTTCTCGTGGCGCGGACAAGGACAGTATGTCAGGCTTTTGGCGCGAGACACTTTGCTAGTATTGCGCTCTAACCTACAGTTAGCAACAAGAGCTTTAGTACCTTTAGAACAAATAGGCATAGGAGGTCTGCAAAGCGTCCGAGGTTACCGACAAGACCAGCTTTTGGTCGATAATGGCTTTTTTGCCTCTGCAGAGTTTAGGTTACCTGTTTTGAGAGTACAAGATATTCAAGGAGTTTTACAAGTCGTGCCTTTTATCGATTTTGGCATTGGCTGGAATAGCTCCGGCGAAAGCAATCCAGATCCAGATCGCAATACCTTACTGGGTGTTGGTTTGGGTTTGCAATGGCAAATGGGTAACAACTTAAATGCTCGCTTTGACTACGGAATTCCGTTAATTGATGTTGAGTCAAGAGAAAGGACTTTACAAGAACAAGGTTTTTACTTTTCAGTCAATTACAGCCCTTTTTAA